The following coding sequences lie in one Glycine max cultivar Williams 82 chromosome 19, Glycine_max_v4.0, whole genome shotgun sequence genomic window:
- the LOC102659858 gene encoding protein SINE1 isoform X1, which translates to MGRSLSPLVRQELANLEKDEDSRKSAMKALKSYVKDLDYKAIPFFLAKVSESKENCSGEFTISIYEVLARVHGVKIVPLIDSIMRTIVKTLASSAGSFPLQQACSKVVPAIARYGIDPSTPEDKKRHIIQSLCTPLSDSLSSSQESLTSGAALCLKALVDSENWRFASDELVNRVCQNVAVALDGKSGQTNSHMGLVMSLAKRNALIIEAYARLLVQSGIRILNAGLVEGNSQKRLSSIQMINYLMRSLDSRSIFSEIELIIEEMDKCQSDKMAFVQGAALEALQTAKRIASDKKPRYAKSPASVTGSNFSRREEDYMEGENTSSGEGEHTPSSLTPESSTFDFFSGYESVGSPISSNLDYGQRSVTRKLWSNENGGVDVSLKDGLFSQVGKEGALLEHSLIHEFSNGEGDYTEEFAGFMGRNTRHGVSKSTTTSPLRSHTQATVDSIKIFETPRKLIHSLQDSSDVSLGCSRKQNRRYRSLSSDNIEWSPASKYDQNGFADDTNKCDSEVIEGCAEVEFQGSSESVSSTDDIPADADKQMHTEVVPVNRNAKTTYKLVCGLSCVLLAVATPLLWINSQDEGHYLVPT; encoded by the exons ATGGGTAGGAGTCTCAGCCCTTTGGTGAGGCAAGAGCTGGCAAATCTTGAGAAAGATGAAGATAGCCGCAAATCCGCCATGAAGGCGTTGAAATCCTATGTGAAAGATTTGGATTATAAGGCCATTCCTTTCTTTCTTGCAAAGGTTTCTGAGAGCAAGGAAAATTGTTCAGGGGAGTTCACAATTTCAATCTATGAAGTTCTTGCACGGGTTCACGGTGTCAAAATTGTTCCCTTGATAGACAGCATCATGAGAACTATAGTCAAGACTTTGGCTTCAAGTGCAGGGTCCTTCCCTCTCCAACAGGCTTGCTCAAAGGTGGTTCCTGCAATTGCAAGATATGGAATTGACCCCTCAACCCCAGAAGATAAAAAGAGGCACATTATTCAGTCCCTTTGCACGCCTCTTTCTGATTCCCTTTCGAGTTCTCAGGAGAGTCTTACTTCGGGTGCTGCTCTTTGCTTGAAGGCTCTGGTGGATTCTGAAAATTGGAGGTTTGCTTCAGATGAGTTGGTCAATAGGGTTTGCCAGAATGTTGCTGTGGCATTAGATGGAAAGTCTGGTCAAACCAACTCACACATGGGCCTAGTTATGTCGTTGGCCAAGCGCAATGCTTTGATCATTGAAGCGTATGCAAGGTTGCTAGTACAATCTGGAATAAGAATACTGAATGCTGGCCTTGTGGAGGGGAATTCTCAGAAAAGGCTTTCATCCATTCAGATGATCAACTACTTGATGAGAAGTTTGGACTCTAGAAGCATATTCTCAGAGATTGAATTGATAATTGAGGAGATGGACAAGTGCCAATCTGATAAAATGGCATTTGTGCAAGGTGCGGCACTTGAGGCTTTGCAAACTGCCAAGAGAATTGCAAGTGATAAAAAACCAAGATATGCTAAAAGTCCTGCTTCAGTGACAGGATCAAACTTTAGTAGGAGAGAAGAAGACTATATGGAGGGAGAGAATACTTCTTCTGGTGAAGGAGAACATACTCCTTCCTCTCTTACACCAGAATCGAGTACATTCGACTTTTTCTCTGGATATGAATCTGTTGGGTCTCCTATTTCAAGCAACTTAGACTATGGACAAAGAAGCGTGACTAGGAAGCTTTGGAGTAATGAAAACGGAGGGGTTGATGTTTCTCTGAAGGATGGCTTGTTTTCACAAGTAGGAAAAGAAGGTGCTTTGTTAGAGCATTCATTGATTCACGAGTTTTCTAATGGAGAGGGAGACTATACAGAGGAGTTTGCTGGTTTCATGGGCAGAAATACCAGGCATGGAGTATCCAAAAGTACCACCACAAGTCCACTA AGGTCACACACTCAGGCAACTGTTGACAGCATAAAAATCTTTGAGACCCCTAGGAAGCTCATCCACTctcttcaagattcaagtgatgTGTCTTTGGGTTGCTCTAGGAAGCAGAATAGAAGGTATAGAAGTCTATCCTCAGACAACATTGAGTGGAGTCCAGCTTCTAAATACGACCAAAACGGTTTTGCAGATGACACGAACAAGTGTGACAGTGAAGTAATTGAAGGTTGTGCTGAGGTTGAGTTCCAAGGTAGCTCAGAGTCAGTCTCATCAACAGATGACATTCCTGCAGATGCCGATAAGCAGATGCATACCGAAGTGGTTCCTGTAAACAGAAATGCTAAGACTACATATAAATTGGTTTGTGGTCTTTCATGTGTTCTACTTGCAGTGGCCACTCCATTGCTTTGGATCAATAGTCAGGATGAAGGTCATTATCTTGTGCCAACATAA
- the LOC102659858 gene encoding protein SINE1 isoform X2: MGRSLSPLVRQELANLEKDEDSRKSAMKALKSYVKDLDYKAIPFFLAKVSESKENCSGEFTISIYEVLARVHGVKIVPLIDSIMRTIVKTLASSAGSFPLQQACSKVVPAIARYGIDPSTPEDKKRHIIQSLCTPLSDSLSSSQESLTSGAALCLKALVDSENWRFASDELVNRVCQNVAVALDGKSGQTNSHMGLVMSLAKRNALIIEAYARLLVQSGIRILNAGLVEGNSQKRLSSIQMINYLMRSLDSRSIFSEIELIIEEMDKCQSDKMAFVQGAALEALQTAKRIASDKKPRYAKSPASVTGSNFSRREEDYMEGENTSSGEGEHTPSSLTPESSTFDFFSGYESVGSPISSNLDYGQRSVTRKLWSNENGGVDVSLKDGLFSQVGKEGALLEHSLIHEFSNGEGDYTEEFAGFMGRNTRHGVSKSTTTSPLRSHTQATVDSIKIFETPRKLIHSLQDSSDVSLGCSRKQNRR, from the exons ATGGGTAGGAGTCTCAGCCCTTTGGTGAGGCAAGAGCTGGCAAATCTTGAGAAAGATGAAGATAGCCGCAAATCCGCCATGAAGGCGTTGAAATCCTATGTGAAAGATTTGGATTATAAGGCCATTCCTTTCTTTCTTGCAAAGGTTTCTGAGAGCAAGGAAAATTGTTCAGGGGAGTTCACAATTTCAATCTATGAAGTTCTTGCACGGGTTCACGGTGTCAAAATTGTTCCCTTGATAGACAGCATCATGAGAACTATAGTCAAGACTTTGGCTTCAAGTGCAGGGTCCTTCCCTCTCCAACAGGCTTGCTCAAAGGTGGTTCCTGCAATTGCAAGATATGGAATTGACCCCTCAACCCCAGAAGATAAAAAGAGGCACATTATTCAGTCCCTTTGCACGCCTCTTTCTGATTCCCTTTCGAGTTCTCAGGAGAGTCTTACTTCGGGTGCTGCTCTTTGCTTGAAGGCTCTGGTGGATTCTGAAAATTGGAGGTTTGCTTCAGATGAGTTGGTCAATAGGGTTTGCCAGAATGTTGCTGTGGCATTAGATGGAAAGTCTGGTCAAACCAACTCACACATGGGCCTAGTTATGTCGTTGGCCAAGCGCAATGCTTTGATCATTGAAGCGTATGCAAGGTTGCTAGTACAATCTGGAATAAGAATACTGAATGCTGGCCTTGTGGAGGGGAATTCTCAGAAAAGGCTTTCATCCATTCAGATGATCAACTACTTGATGAGAAGTTTGGACTCTAGAAGCATATTCTCAGAGATTGAATTGATAATTGAGGAGATGGACAAGTGCCAATCTGATAAAATGGCATTTGTGCAAGGTGCGGCACTTGAGGCTTTGCAAACTGCCAAGAGAATTGCAAGTGATAAAAAACCAAGATATGCTAAAAGTCCTGCTTCAGTGACAGGATCAAACTTTAGTAGGAGAGAAGAAGACTATATGGAGGGAGAGAATACTTCTTCTGGTGAAGGAGAACATACTCCTTCCTCTCTTACACCAGAATCGAGTACATTCGACTTTTTCTCTGGATATGAATCTGTTGGGTCTCCTATTTCAAGCAACTTAGACTATGGACAAAGAAGCGTGACTAGGAAGCTTTGGAGTAATGAAAACGGAGGGGTTGATGTTTCTCTGAAGGATGGCTTGTTTTCACAAGTAGGAAAAGAAGGTGCTTTGTTAGAGCATTCATTGATTCACGAGTTTTCTAATGGAGAGGGAGACTATACAGAGGAGTTTGCTGGTTTCATGGGCAGAAATACCAGGCATGGAGTATCCAAAAGTACCACCACAAGTCCACTA AGGTCACACACTCAGGCAACTGTTGACAGCATAAAAATCTTTGAGACCCCTAGGAAGCTCATCCACTctcttcaagattcaagtgatgTGTCTTTGGGTTGCTCTAGGAAGCAGAATAGAAG ATGA